The nucleotide window CATTTATTACCAGACATCTCGGCGAGTGCATGGCCGTGTTCTCACCGGGGGTCGGCTTCGATCCGACAGTCACCCTCGTAGTCGACGGCCGCCACACTCTCGATTCCGTCGTCGCCACAGACCGGACAGTCCGGGTCGCGCTCGTACGGCACTGTCTCCGTCTCCAGGGTCGCCGCGTCGTAGAACAGCAGTCGCCCGACGAGCGGCTCGCCTTCGTCGATCAGGAGCTTCAACGCTTCCGTCGCCTGGATCGACCCGATCGTCCCGGGCAACACGCCTAGCACCCCCGTCTCCGCACAGTTGGGCACCTCGCCCGGGTTCGGCGCTGACGGAAACAGACACCGGTAACACGGGCCGTCGGGGACGAGCGTGGTCGCCTGGCCTTCGAACTCGTAGATCGCGCCGTGAACGACCGGCAGCCCACGGAGCCGAGCGGCGTCGTTGAGGAGGTACCGGCTCCGGAAGTTGTCCGTCGCGTCGACGACCACGTCGTAGTCGTCCAACAGATCGACCGTCTCCGGCCCGATGCGGGTCTCGTGTGGCTCGACGGCTACGTCCGGATTGAGCTCACGGACCGTCTCGGCGGCCGACTCGGCTTTCGGTCGGCCTACGTCGTCGTCTCCGTGGACGATCTGACGCTGGAGGTTCGACCGTTCGACCGTGTCGTCGTCCGCGATCCCCAGTCGGCCGACGCCGGCGGCCGCGAGGTACTGGAGCGCCGGCGAGCCGAGCCCGCCGGCGCCGACGACGAGCACGGCGGCGTCTAAGAGTGCCGCCTGACCCGCCGGACCGACACGCTCCATCACGACGTGGCGGCTGTACCGGTCGAGCTGTGTGGCGTCGAGCGAGAGATCCGTCACGGCCCTGGCTCCGTGGTCGAGCCACCTAAGCCGTGCGGGCCGGGGTCACGGGGTCGTGCGAGCACGACTCGTCCATCCTCGTGCAGGCACGACTCACCCATCCAGTCGTGCAAGCACGACTCATCCCCCGTTGGCGTCCGTGTCGGCGACGGCCCGCATCCGGGCGACGCCGTCCACCTCTTCGATCACGTCCACGACCGGATCCGGGACGTGCGCTCGCCAGTCGTCGCCCGCGAGTATCCGGGAGCGCAGCTCCGTCCCCTCCAACACGTCGCGGTCGAACATCGGGGTGGTCCGGACCTCCACACCCGCCTCCCGGAACAGTTGGACGACGAGCGGGTTGTTGGAGTAGGCCACCTCGAACTCCGGACACATCGACTGGACGTGACTCACCCACACGGCGTTGCGGTCCAGATCCTCGATGGGGACGACGTAGGTCGCCACGTCGAACGCGGCGACGGCCTTGTTCACCATCATCACCCGTTCGCCGGCCGTGAACGGGTTGCGCGGGGTGTGTGAGTCGCCGGCCGAGCCGACCGCGAGGACGAGTTCGTCGACCTCCTCGGCGATCTCGGCGACCATCTGGTGGTGGCCGTCGTGGTACGGCTGGAAGCGACCGATGTAGAACCCCCGCATCCTACCCTCGGGTTCTCGACCGTGATTTATAAGCCCGGCGAGACGCGCGCTGCGCGTCGTGATCGGGTGAGAGCGGCTCTCGCCGCCGTTTTTCGTCGGCGCCCGGGTGTTCGCCTCGGGAGAAAGTATATCAGTTCCTGGCCCCTCTCTCGGTGTACGGAACGTTCTATGAGCAACGACAACGACGACGGCCGGGAGGATCCCTACATCGTCGACGACCCCGCCGAGAACGGGGGCGGTGACTCGACTGTGGGCACCTCCAACACGCCCGCAGACGAGGACGCGGACATCGAGGACCTCGGCAGCGACGTCGAGATCGACGCCGAGATCGACGAGGACGCGGAAGACGGGCTCCTCGGCGGTCTCCAGATCGACTCGACGGACGACATCCGAGTCCCCGACAGACTGGTCGATCAGGTGATCGGCCAGGAACACGCTCGCGACGTGGTGATGAAGGCGGCCAAGCAGCGCCGTCACGTCATGATGATCGGCTCGCCCGGAACCGGGAAGTCGATGCTCGCGAAGGCGATGTCGGAGCTCCTCCCTCCCGAGGAGCTGCAGGACGTGCTCGTGTACCACAACCCCGACGACGGCAACAACCCCAAGGTGCGGACGGTGCCGTCGGGCAAGGGTGAACAGATCGTCGAGGCCCACAAAGAGGAGGCCCGCAAGCGCAACCAGATGCGGAGCTTCCTGATGTGGATCATCATCGCGGTCGTGCTCGGCTACGCGCTGATCGCGGTGGGCAACATCCTGCTGGGGATTCTCGCAGCCGGGATCATCTACCTCGCCTTCCGTTACGGCTCTCGCGGTAGCGACTCCATGATCCCGAACCTGTTGGTCAACACCGCAGACACCACCACCGCTCCGTTCGAGGACGCCACGGGCGCCCACGCCGGTGCGCTGCTGGGCGACGTGCGTCACGACCCGTTCCAGTCCGGTGGGATGGAGACGCCGAGCCACGACCGTGTCGAGGCCGGCGCCATCCACAAGGCCAACAAGGGCGTGTTGTTCGTCGACGAGATCAACACCCTCGACATCCGGTCCCAGCAGAAGCTGATGACCGCGATCCAGGAGGGTGAGTTCCAGATCACCGGTCAGTCCGAGCGGTCTTCGGGCGCGATGGTCCAGACGGAGCCCGTCCCGACGGACTTCGTGATGGTCGCGGCCGGGAACCTGGACGCGATGGAGAACATGCACCCGGCGCTCCGCTCCCGGATCAAGGGGTACGGCTACGAGGTGTACATGGACGACACCATCGAGGACACCCCGGACATGCGCCGGAAGTACGCCCGGTTCGTCGCCCAGGAGGCCGACAAGGACGGCCGCCTGCCGGAGTTCGACCGCGGCGCCATCGAGGAGATCATCCTCGAGGCGCGCCGCCGCGCCGGGCGGAAGGGGCACCTCACGCTGGAGCTGCGGAACCTCGGCGGGCTCGTCCGTGTGGCGGGCGACATCGCCCGGTCCGAGGGTGCCGCGTTCGTCGGCCGCGAACACGTCCTGGAGGCGAAGGGGCGCTCGCGGTCGATCGAGCAACAGCTCGCAGACGACTACATCGAGCGTCGGAAGGACTACGAGCTCCAGGTCTCGGACGGCTACGAGGTCGGCCGAGTCAACGGGCTGGCCGTCATGGGTGAAGACTCCGGGATCATGCTGCCGGTGATGGGGGAGGTCACTCCCTCTCACGGGCCGGGCGAAGTGATCGCCACCGGGAAGCTCCAGGAGATGGCCGAGGAGGCCGTGACGAACGTCTCCGCGATCATCAAGAAGTTCTCCGACGAGGACCTCTCGGAGAAGGACGTCCACATCCAGTTCGTCCAGACGGGCCAACAGGGTGTCGACGGTGACTCCGCGTCGATCACGGTTGCGACGGCCGTGATCTCGGCACTGGAGGACGTCGGCGTCGACCAGAACCTGGCGATGACGGGCTCGCTGTCCGTCCGCGGCGACGTGCTCCCGGTCGGTGGGGTGACCCACAAGATCGAGGCCGCCGCCAAGTCCGGCTGCGACACGGTCATCATCCCGCAGGCGAACGAGCAGGACGTGATGATCGAGGAGGAGTACGAGGAGATGGTCGACATCGTCCCCGTCTCCCACATCTCCGAGGTGCTCGACGTGGCCTTAGAGGGCGAAGCGGAGAAGGACTCCCTCGTCGACCGCCTCAAGAACATCACCGGCTCCGCGCTGGAGGCCGCCGGCGACACGGGCGACGTGTCCGGTCCGTCCAGTCCGAGCCCGCAGTAGTCTCTCCGTCTCTCTTTCTCGTGAGGTGACGCGTGGTACGCTGGACCGCCTTCGTCGGTGTCGTCTCCGTGCTCGTCGTGTTGCTGTTGGCGCTCACCCGCATGTCTGCGACGGCGGTGCGCGACACCGGCCCGGCGGCCGACCCGGCCGGCGACGGTGAGAACGGGCTCCTCGACCCGTTGCCGTGGCGTGGAGGAGGAGACGACGGTCCGGCAGACCCCTTGTCCGGTCCGGGCGGGACTGAACGCACCACGCTCGACGAGTCGGACTACCCCTCGCCGCCGCCCGGTCGAGGGCCGACCGACGACGCCTCGAAGACGGCGGCGGACGATCGGGACCCTGCCTCGGAGTTTCCTATCTCCGGGACGGGCGAGGCCGTGCCGGGGGCCTCGGGCGACGACGAGACGGAGACACCGTCAGACCCGTCGGAGTCGTCGGAACCGAGTGTGCCGAGTCGGCCGCGAGAGCCGCTAGACCGGACGGACGAGCGGGACCGCTGGCAGGACGACGGGAACTCCGGCACGGATCGCTGGCAGGCACCGGAGGAGACGCCGGACGATCGCTGGGCACAGGGTCGCGGAGCGGAGCCGGACGCAGAGCAGGATTCGGCGGCCCCCGACGAGTCGGGCGAGACGGACAGTGCGCGCACTGCGGCACCCACGAGCGCGACCGGCGGTGTCGTCCCCGGCGGATTCGACACGGAACGCGTCGCGGACGGCGACGCGGTCGGCTTCGACCCGCCGTTGCCCTCGGAACGAGTCGACGAGGAGCTGTCGACCGGACTGTTGTTGGCGAACGTCGTCGGGTCACAGCTCCTGTTCGCCGGGCTGCTCGTCGCCGTCACGCTGTGGGCCGGCGTCCCGGCGGCACCGCTCGGGCTGTCGCCGGTCGCGACGCCCGGGGCCGTGGCCGTCGGCGTCGTGTTCGGCCTGGCGCTGTGGGCCGCGAGCGAGTCCGGCGGCCGGATCGGCGCCCGATTCGGGGTCGACCCCGCCGAGGCGCTCCGGGGAGCGCTCGCGCCGACGAACCGTCGGGAGTGGTGGCTGTTGCTCGGCGGGGTGCTCCCGATCGTCGCCGCCTTCGAGGAGTTCCTCTTTCGAGCGGTCCTCGTCGGTGCCTTCGCCGCCGGCTTGGACGTGCCCGTGGCGGTCTTCGTCGTCGTCTCCTCCGTCGCCTTCGGGCTGGCTCACTCCGCACAGGGGACGGCCGGGATGGTCGTCTCCGGACTCTTGGGTGTCGTGCTGGCGACCGGGTTCGTCCTCACGGAGTCGTTCGCGGTCGTCGTGATCGCCCACTACCTCGTCAACGCCGTCGAGTTCGTCGTCCACGAGGGACCGGTGTCGTTGTTGCCCGCGGAGTGAGCGACGAGTCGAGCGCGACCGCGTCGAGGCGAGCCCCGCGGGCGACGGCTCACTCCGCGGTCGCCCGTTCGAGGTCGTCGACGGCCCGGCCGAACACCGTCGCGGCGCGGCGGTACGCCGACGCCGCGGTCGGATCGACACCGAGCCTGTCGAACGCCGCGAGCGCGTCGTCGTGGCCGGTGTGGCGGAGGAACGCCCGGTAGTCGGCCGGCGAGAGGTCGCCGTCCGCGAGCCCCTCGACGGCTGCGGTCGCGCCGAGGACACCCAGAACGTACTGGTGACCCGCGTAGGCGTCGCGGAGCCCGCCGCCGAGCCAGTCGCGGCCGTCGCGGTCCACGGGCGGTTCGACGACCGGGTCGAACCGCGCTGCGGCGCGGCGGTTCGCCTCGCGGGCCCGCTCCGGCGTGAGTTCGGTCCCGTCGGCGACGATCTCCGCGAGACGGTGGCCGAAGGCGGTGCTGCGGGCGTTCCGGTAGAGGTTGCCGCCCAGCAGTTCGACGCGTCGTTCGCGGGCGGCGTCGGCCAGCGACCCCTCGGTCTCCGTCAGGTGGTCCGCGAGCAGGAGTTCGTGGACGAGCGAGGGGACCTCCGAGACGGGGACGCGGTTACACGCGTACCGCGTCGGGCCGTCGGTGTGGTACGAGACGTTCAGGGCGTGGCCGAGCTCGTGTGCGAGGAAGAACGTCGTCCGAACGTTCTCGCGAAAGTTCGCCAGCACGTACGGGCCGTCGTCCGGTGCGGCGGGACACACCGCCGGAATGTCCGTCCGTTTGTTCGCGGTCGGGAACGCGTCGACGCGCCGTTCGTCCAGCAGCCGTCTGACCCGAGCGACGTAGTCGTCGCCGAGCGGTTCCAGCGCGGCCAGGATGTGGTCGGTCGCCGTCTCGTACGACACTGTCGGGTCGGCGTCGACCAACGGGACACGGGTGTCCCACGGGCGGAGCGTGTCGACGCCGAGTCGGTCTCGCCGGAGTCGCCGGGCACGGTCGTACGGGTCTCGCTCGGCGACGACGGTCTCGACGAGCGTGTCATGGACCGACTCGGGGAGCCGGCTCCGGATCCCCGTCGGCGGGTACGACGCCGCGGCCAGCGAGTGCTCCCGGTGGGAGTCGTAGCCGCGGACGGTCGCGGTCGCACGGGCGGCTTTCAGCTTCTCGCCGACGGCCCGAGTGAGCGTGTGTTCGAACCGATCGAGTTCCGACCGGATCGTCTCGTACACCCGTCGTCGGTAGTCCCGGTCGGGGTTGCGGAGCTCGGTCTGGACGTTCCCGATCCGGAGCTCGACGTCGGTGCCGTCCGGTCGTTCGACGATCCCGGGATCGAGATCCTCGGTCGTCACCGCTCGGATCGTCCGTTTCGCCCCGCCGAGCGGCTCGTCGACGGTCGCCATCGTCTCCTCGACGGCCGACTCGGGGGTGTGACGGCCCCGGCGGCGGAGACTCTCGGCGTACGGACGGTAGTCGGTGGGGATCGAGGCGGTCGTGTCGTTGGGCTCTGTACCGTCCGTGTCAGTACGCCGTTCGGCGTCGACTGCGTCGGCGAGCGTATCGAACCGCTCGTCGTCGACTGCGTCGGCGAGCGCGTCGAACTGCTCGTCGTCGACTGCGTCGGCGAGCGTATCGAACCGCTCGTCGTCGACTGCGTCGGCGAGCGCGTCGAACTGCTCGTCGTCGACTGCGTCGGCGAGCGTATCGAACCGCTCGTCGTCGACTGCGTCGGCGAGCGTATCGAACCGCTCGTCGTCGACTGCGTCGGCGAGCGTATCGAACCGCTCGTCGTCGACTGCGTCGGCGAGCGTATCGAACCGCTCGTCGTCGACTGCGTCGGCGAGCGTATCGAACCGCTCGTCGTCGACTGCGTCGGCGAGCGTATCGAACCGCTCGTCGTCGACTGCGTCGGCGAGCGCGTCGAACCGCTCGTCGTCGAGAGAAGCGAGACGGCGGCAGGCCGCGGCGACGGCCGGGTCGAAGGCGGCGTCGAGGTCGCGGTTCGCGCGCCGGAGGTCGGTGGCCGCGTCCTCGTCCGTGTGGACGTAGCCGTACAGCGCGGCGTACAGTTGGAGGCTGGCCCGCTCGCGGTGGCAGGCGGCGGTGGCGTCGAGCAGTTCGCGCAGCGCGTCGGGTGACGCCGGGTCACGGCTCGCCGTCGTCTCGAGGTCCGCGACGCGCTCACGGAACGCCCCGGCGGCGCGGTGCCACGCCGCCGGGTCGTCGTAGAGGCGTGTCAGGTCGAAGCGGTACTCCGGGTCGATCTCGGCTCTGGCTGGGAGACTCACGTGTGTCTGTGGTGGGTGGCGGTCGGCGACTGTGCGGGTGCTCGTCGGCGTGGAGTCCGGCACACCGCGGTCTGCCCGGGGTGGGACGGCGACGAGCGGGTCGTGGACGGGAGTCGTCCGGAGAAGTCAGCGGGTCATCGGTCGCCTGCCGTTACTCCCGTTCGCATGGGCAGACTACGTGAAACCACCGGCCGCGTGCACCACCTTCACACACTAGCAGCGCGTCGCCGCGTCGCCCTCGCCGCACACCTCCGCACCACTTTAGCCTCCGCGGCCCGTCTGTCCCGTCGATGGCGAATCTCACGCTGTACGAACTGGAGGGCTGTCCGTACTGTGAAAAGGTGAAGAACAAGCTGTCGGCGTTGGAGTTGGAGTACGACTCCGAGATGGTGCCGCGCTCGCACGGCGAACGCACCGAGGTAGAGGAGATCAGCGGTCAGACCGGCGTCCCCGTGCTCGTCGATCCCGAACACGACGTCGACGGCATGCCGGAGTCGGACGACATCGTTGCGTATCTGGAAGAGACGTACGGCAGCGGCGCGGCCTGATAGCAGACCGGAAGGCGTTCGGTTATAGCTACTGGCAATATTTTTAATACTGTGGCAAGCACCGGCTAGCTGTGCAACTGGAGGAAGTTCGCGTCAGGGGGTTCCGGAACATCGAGGACTCGGGCTGGGTCGACGTTCACGAGGACGTGACGACGCTGGTCGGAAAGAACGAGAGCGGGAAGACGTCGTTTCTGGAGGCGGTCGGGCGGCTGTCTGACACCGACGAGATCGAGGACGACGACATCAACAACCAGATGGAGGATGTCGGCGACTCGTTTCCTGTCGTCCAAGCGAAGTTCTCGGGGAGTGCAGACGGGGTCCCTGAGAGTGTCGGGACCCACGAAGGCATGGTCTACAAACGGAAGGACGGACGCATCCGAGTGACAGATAACCTCGGTATCGACGGGAACAGAGTCGTCCTGTTGGAGGATCCGATTCGGTACGTCGAAGACCGTTTCGGCGCATCTCACAGTGACGTGCAAGAGGAGTCGCAGATCGTCGGTGTCAACGAGTCGGACCTTCCCTCACGGTATGACGATTTCAGTAACGATCCTGACTCAAAAGATATTTTTGATACTATAGAATCAATCGTAGACTCAACTACGATCTCAGGGGTCGAAGAGGCCCTCAGCAGCATCCGAGGGTTTCTCGACGACAACGAACCGACGATCATCTCGATCAGAGACGTTCTGCCCGACCTCGTCTACTCAACAGATATCGACACGATCTCTAACAGCTGTGGCCGAAAATCTCTCAGCGAGGAACAAAACGCCCCGTTTCGACGGCTGCTCACACTCGGAGGAGTCGACCATCGAAGCTACCACCAACTGGACAAGACAACACGGCTCAGCCAGCGAGAGAACGCGCAAGAAGAGATCAGAGAGCGGTTCAACAGCTTCTGGAATCAGAAGTCAATTGGAATTGGCATACAGTACTCCGAGAAAGACGACGAGTTCCTGCTGATGATTAAGGACACCGAGCTTCTGGACCGCGATTCTGGAGAGCTCCGTGAGTTGGATCGCTCACTCACCGAGCCCTCGAAACGGAGTCGTGGATTTCGGTGGTTTCTCTCGTTCTTCGTCGATCAGGTCACTCGGGAGAACGGTGTCGACGAGACCGACGACACAGTGTACCTGATCGACGACCCGGCGGTCTACCTCCACCCCGAAGGGAAGAAGAACTGGCTCGACACCATCGAGGACCTGACTGACGACGCGCAGTTCCTCTACTCGTCACACTCCCCGTTCCTGATCGACGAGACACGTCCCGACCGGATCAGGATCGTCGAGGATCGTCCTGGAGACCGAACGCAGGTCACCGACGAGATCTTCCAGGGGGACAGTGAGACGTTGGAGCCACTCCGGCACACGCTCGGGATCGGTCTCGGTGACTCGCCGTTCGTCAACCGGCGGAAGATCCTGGTCGAGGGACCGTCAGACTACTTCATTCTCACCGGTGTCCTGAACTATCTTGACGAACACGAAGATGACACACCGCTCTCGGCCGAGGAAGTGACGTTGTACCCGGTCGGTGGTGCCGACGAGATGCCAGACGCCGGGGACTGGATGCGCTCGGAGGAGTTCGCGTTCGTGTTCCTCCTCGACAAAGATCAAAAAGGTAAGGATGTCGAAGATGACATCGAAGAGCACGGTTTACTCGACGAGAGACGGGTGTTCTTTCTGGAACACGAGCGGGCCAAGAACTCGTTCAACGTCGAGATCGAGGACATGTTCCACCCGAAGTTCTACGTCGACTGTGTCAACGAGGTGTACGGTCGAGAGGAGGTCCGTGAGACGATAGAGGACTCCAACGACGGTCCCGACGATCTCTCTAATCTCGAATCGATCAGCGTCACCGAAGCAGACGAAGAAGGGTGGCTCCTCGACGGCGAACAGGAGTACAAGGGGATGAAGATCGTCACGAAGATCGAAGATGCGTTCGCCGAGCAGGGGTACAGTGATCTCGATCTCGACAAGGTCCGTGTGGCGAAGAACGTTCAAACCAAGCTTCAGAACGGCGACGGCTTCCGTGAGGAGAACGTGAGTGCGTTCAAAGGCATCCTCGGTCGGATGCACGGCGTCCTGTACGACTGAACGGCCCTCTCAGTCGTCGTCGGACAGCGTCTCCGCCCGGCGTTCCCGTGCCTGTTCCAAGAACGCCGACGGCAGCGACTCGATCTCGCCGGCCTGGACGCCCCACAGCTTCGCGTACAGCCCGTCCGCGGTCAGTAGTTCCTCGTGACCGCCGCGCTCGACGATCCGGCCGTCCTCCAACACGAGGATGCGGTCGGCGTCCTTGATCGTGGACAGTCGGTGAGCGATCACGAACGTCGTGCGGTCGGCCGCGAGGCGGTCGAGCGACCGTTGGATCAGCAGTTCCGTCTCCGTGTCGACGGCGGAGGTGGCCTCGTCTAAGATCAGGATCTCGGGGTCCTGGAGCACCGTCCGAGCGATAGAGAGGCGCTGCCGTTGGCCGCCGGAGAGCTTCACGCCGCGCTCGCCGATTCGGGTGTCGTAGCCGTCCGGGAGGTTCCGGACGAACTCGTCGGCCTCGGCCGCCTCACACGCCGCGACGACGGCCTCGCGGTCGGCGTCGAACCGGCCGTACCGGACGTTGTCCGCGACGGAGCCGTCGAACAGGAACGTGTCCTGCGAGACGTACCCCAGCGAGGACCGGAGCGACGCCGTCTCGATCTCCCGCACGTCGTGGCCGTCGATCCGGATCGCCCCCTCGTCCACGTCGTACAGCCGGAGCAGCAGCTTGACCAGCGTCGACTTTCCGGCGCCGGTCGGGCCGACGAACGCCACCGTCTCCCCGGGCTCGGCGACGAAGTCGACCCCGTCGATCACGGGGTCCTCTTCGGCGGACTCGTCGGGGCCGGCCGCGTCTCCCGCGGCGGCCGCCACGCCGCCGTCGGCCCACGCCGCGTCTCCGTCGTCGGCGGTCGTCGGCGCGCCGGGGTCGCCGTCCTCGTAGCCGAACGTCACGTCGTCGTACGAGACGCGGCCCACGGGGTCCGTCAGCGTCACGTCGCCGTCGCCGTCCGTGATCCGGCGGGGCACGTCCTGGAGCCCGAACACGCGCTCGCTGGAGGCCTTGGCGTTCTGGTAGGAGTCGACGATGTTCGACACCTCCGCCAGCGGCGCGGTGAACCGCTGGGTCAAGAAGAGGAAGGTGACGAACTGGCCGGCCGACAGCGTCCCGGTGAGCGGGCCGGGCGCGGTGCCGGTGGTGAGCCACAGCCCGCCGACCAGGAACGTCGTGGCGAAGGCGAGCCCGGCGAACAGCTCCATCCCCGGACGGTAGACGTAGTTGAGCTTCAACACCGCCATCGTGTCCCGGAAGTACGAGAAGGAGGCGTCCCGGACCCGGTCCGTCTCGTACGACTCCGTCCCGGAGGTCTTCACGAGCTGCATCCCGCCGAGCGCGTTCTCCAGCCGAGTGTTGAGGTTGCCGACGGACTCCCGTTGGTCCGTGTACCGCGGCTCGACGGCCCGCATGAACCACCAGGTGAACCCCACCATCAACG belongs to Halobaculum sp. MBLA0143 and includes:
- a CDS encoding ThiF family adenylyltransferase; translated protein: MTDLSLDATQLDRYSRHVVMERVGPAGQAALLDAAVLVVGAGGLGSPALQYLAAAGVGRLGIADDDTVERSNLQRQIVHGDDDVGRPKAESAAETVRELNPDVAVEPHETRIGPETVDLLDDYDVVVDATDNFRSRYLLNDAARLRGLPVVHGAIYEFEGQATTLVPDGPCYRCLFPSAPNPGEVPNCAETGVLGVLPGTIGSIQATEALKLLIDEGEPLVGRLLFYDAATLETETVPYERDPDCPVCGDDGIESVAAVDYEGDCRIEADPR
- a CDS encoding ABC transporter ATP-binding protein gives rise to the protein MGTAADDEESVFEEYRDRVDAPLRRLFREYGTPELHWLVGGMIANVFARATSLVPPIVLGVAIDAVFLDRAGYDLLFLPDRFVPGTDAAQFWLSVTLIVGSFLATAVFTWIYGVAANNFAHRVMHAVRVESFEKMQSLDMWFFDGKQTGEVMSVLNNDATNLERFLDNALQNSVRLGVMVLGIALVLFTENPQLAALTLVAVPLMVGFTWWFMRAVEPRYTDQRESVGNLNTRLENALGGMQLVKTSGTESYETDRVRDASFSYFRDTMAVLKLNYVYRPGMELFAGLAFATTFLVGGLWLTTGTAPGPLTGTLSAGQFVTFLFLTQRFTAPLAEVSNIVDSYQNAKASSERVFGLQDVPRRITDGDGDVTLTDPVGRVSYDDVTFGYEDGDPGAPTTADDGDAAWADGGVAAAAGDAAGPDESAEEDPVIDGVDFVAEPGETVAFVGPTGAGKSTLVKLLLRLYDVDEGAIRIDGHDVREIETASLRSSLGYVSQDTFLFDGSVADNVRYGRFDADREAVVAACEAAEADEFVRNLPDGYDTRIGERGVKLSGGQRQRLSIARTVLQDPEILILDEATSAVDTETELLIQRSLDRLAADRTTFVIAHRLSTIKDADRILVLEDGRIVERGGHEELLTADGLYAKLWGVQAGEIESLPSAFLEQARERRAETLSDDD
- a CDS encoding ATP-dependent endonuclease gives rise to the protein MQLEEVRVRGFRNIEDSGWVDVHEDVTTLVGKNESGKTSFLEAVGRLSDTDEIEDDDINNQMEDVGDSFPVVQAKFSGSADGVPESVGTHEGMVYKRKDGRIRVTDNLGIDGNRVVLLEDPIRYVEDRFGASHSDVQEESQIVGVNESDLPSRYDDFSNDPDSKDIFDTIESIVDSTTISGVEEALSSIRGFLDDNEPTIISIRDVLPDLVYSTDIDTISNSCGRKSLSEEQNAPFRRLLTLGGVDHRSYHQLDKTTRLSQRENAQEEIRERFNSFWNQKSIGIGIQYSEKDDEFLLMIKDTELLDRDSGELRELDRSLTEPSKRSRGFRWFLSFFVDQVTRENGVDETDDTVYLIDDPAVYLHPEGKKNWLDTIEDLTDDAQFLYSSHSPFLIDETRPDRIRIVEDRPGDRTQVTDEIFQGDSETLEPLRHTLGIGLGDSPFVNRRKILVEGPSDYFILTGVLNYLDEHEDDTPLSAEEVTLYPVGGADEMPDAGDWMRSEEFAFVFLLDKDQKGKDVEDDIEEHGLLDERRVFFLEHERAKNSFNVEIEDMFHPKFYVDCVNEVYGREEVRETIEDSNDGPDDLSNLESISVTEADEEGWLLDGEQEYKGMKIVTKIEDAFAEQGYSDLDLDKVRVAKNVQTKLQNGDGFREENVSAFKGILGRMHGVLYD
- a CDS encoding M3 family metallopeptidase, encoding MSLPARAEIDPEYRFDLTRLYDDPAAWHRAAGAFRERVADLETTASRDPASPDALRELLDATAACHRERASLQLYAALYGYVHTDEDAATDLRRANRDLDAAFDPAVAAACRRLASLDDERFDALADAVDDERFDTLADAVDDERFDTLADAVDDERFDTLADAVDDERFDTLADAVDDERFDTLADAVDDERFDTLADAVDDEQFDALADAVDDERFDTLADAVDDEQFDALADAVDDERFDTLADAVDAERRTDTDGTEPNDTTASIPTDYRPYAESLRRRGRHTPESAVEETMATVDEPLGGAKRTIRAVTTEDLDPGIVERPDGTDVELRIGNVQTELRNPDRDYRRRVYETIRSELDRFEHTLTRAVGEKLKAARATATVRGYDSHREHSLAAASYPPTGIRSRLPESVHDTLVETVVAERDPYDRARRLRRDRLGVDTLRPWDTRVPLVDADPTVSYETATDHILAALEPLGDDYVARVRRLLDERRVDAFPTANKRTDIPAVCPAAPDDGPYVLANFRENVRTTFFLAHELGHALNVSYHTDGPTRYACNRVPVSEVPSLVHELLLADHLTETEGSLADAARERRVELLGGNLYRNARSTAFGHRLAEIVADGTELTPERAREANRRAAARFDPVVEPPVDRDGRDWLGGGLRDAYAGHQYVLGVLGATAAVEGLADGDLSPADYRAFLRHTGHDDALAAFDRLGVDPTAASAYRRAATVFGRAVDDLERATAE
- a CDS encoding type II CAAX prenyl endopeptidase Rce1 family protein → MVRWTAFVGVVSVLVVLLLALTRMSATAVRDTGPAADPAGDGENGLLDPLPWRGGGDDGPADPLSGPGGTERTTLDESDYPSPPPGRGPTDDASKTAADDRDPASEFPISGTGEAVPGASGDDETETPSDPSESSEPSVPSRPREPLDRTDERDRWQDDGNSGTDRWQAPEETPDDRWAQGRGAEPDAEQDSAAPDESGETDSARTAAPTSATGGVVPGGFDTERVADGDAVGFDPPLPSERVDEELSTGLLLANVVGSQLLFAGLLVAVTLWAGVPAAPLGLSPVATPGAVAVGVVFGLALWAASESGGRIGARFGVDPAEALRGALAPTNRREWWLLLGGVLPIVAAFEEFLFRAVLVGAFAAGLDVPVAVFVVVSSVAFGLAHSAQGTAGMVVSGLLGVVLATGFVLTESFAVVVIAHYLVNAVEFVVHEGPVSLLPAE
- a CDS encoding glutathione S-transferase N-terminal domain-containing protein — its product is MANLTLYELEGCPYCEKVKNKLSALELEYDSEMVPRSHGERTEVEEISGQTGVPVLVDPEHDVDGMPESDDIVAYLEETYGSGAA
- a CDS encoding nicotinamide-nucleotide adenylyltransferase, whose amino-acid sequence is MRGFYIGRFQPYHDGHHQMVAEIAEEVDELVLAVGSAGDSHTPRNPFTAGERVMMVNKAVAAFDVATYVVPIEDLDRNAVWVSHVQSMCPEFEVAYSNNPLVVQLFREAGVEVRTTPMFDRDVLEGTELRSRILAGDDWRAHVPDPVVDVIEEVDGVARMRAVADTDANGG
- the lonB gene encoding ATP-dependent protease LonB, which encodes MSNDNDDGREDPYIVDDPAENGGGDSTVGTSNTPADEDADIEDLGSDVEIDAEIDEDAEDGLLGGLQIDSTDDIRVPDRLVDQVIGQEHARDVVMKAAKQRRHVMMIGSPGTGKSMLAKAMSELLPPEELQDVLVYHNPDDGNNPKVRTVPSGKGEQIVEAHKEEARKRNQMRSFLMWIIIAVVLGYALIAVGNILLGILAAGIIYLAFRYGSRGSDSMIPNLLVNTADTTTAPFEDATGAHAGALLGDVRHDPFQSGGMETPSHDRVEAGAIHKANKGVLFVDEINTLDIRSQQKLMTAIQEGEFQITGQSERSSGAMVQTEPVPTDFVMVAAGNLDAMENMHPALRSRIKGYGYEVYMDDTIEDTPDMRRKYARFVAQEADKDGRLPEFDRGAIEEIILEARRRAGRKGHLTLELRNLGGLVRVAGDIARSEGAAFVGREHVLEAKGRSRSIEQQLADDYIERRKDYELQVSDGYEVGRVNGLAVMGEDSGIMLPVMGEVTPSHGPGEVIATGKLQEMAEEAVTNVSAIIKKFSDEDLSEKDVHIQFVQTGQQGVDGDSASITVATAVISALEDVGVDQNLAMTGSLSVRGDVLPVGGVTHKIEAAAKSGCDTVIIPQANEQDVMIEEEYEEMVDIVPVSHISEVLDVALEGEAEKDSLVDRLKNITGSALEAAGDTGDVSGPSSPSPQ